The DNA window GATAATGTTAGTGACCACACCATAACCGGGGACTCGGCCGGCCGACCTGTCAGCATTAGACGGCGTCCACCTTCCGGTGATGACATCGTGACTTGATGGCTTATTTCCTTGTGGTGTCATCCAAAACCATATGGCTGTTTTGAATGACACAGTTGGATTTGTAGTTACAAGATCAGGATTGTTCAATAGATCAATTCCTATAGTTTTACCGGCTGGACCATAGTTGTAATtgctataaaaaaaaaaatataaatattaacattATCCCATCAATTCATGTTACATAAAAATGTTAAGATGCATTCTAGTATAATACATAAAGGGTGTAGCAATTGAAGTGTTTCAATTCATTCATACATACTAAGTATATATATAGGAATGatacatatttatatttgaattggGGACTTACTAAGAGATTTGGATTGGTCCTCTGCCATAATATTTTTTACCGGGAGAGCAAGGCCACTGTTGGGAGGCAACACAGTAATCTGCTGTGGCGCCAATTTCACTGAGAAAGCAATAACCCCACGCATATGGCCCATCAGGTGCACTTGACCACCCTCCTATAAACATTATTGTATGTATCATTATTAATGCCACCTTTGCTTCAAGAAAAGGTAACCAGATTGTGACATTTCTGTTAAAAATTGATGTATCTTATCCATGCTAAGCTTTTAAGTCTACTGAAAACTTCCATGCCTGACATTGGTCAGAGTAAACATTCAAATGacgaattttaaattaaatattttagttctcaataaatttttattacttaACAATTTTTTAGATTTACTTTTACTTCGTTCTATCATTTTAAAAGAGATTAGTCATTGTATGATGATTTTTTTATGTGGTATAATTGTATGTttgtattataaaaaaatttgttaaaattttacttatgtaacacattaaaattttttactgaAAACAACAAAGAAATCAATTAATTCGAAGTGAGTAATTCTCGAAAAACTTCTAAAGTAATAAAGACCAATTTAAATTACTAATCCAATAGTtaaattaaagccaataatatattCTTAGTGTCAGTTAGAAAGTTGCTTTTATGACCTTATTCTAAAAGGTAAAAACTCAGAGTGCAGGCTCCGTGAGGCTAATAGCTGAAAACTATTAAATGATTTAAAtgatttaactaaaatttttatctaatagttCTCAGTTATCAACTGCACTTAAATGTTCaccattctaaaaatataacctaattttatgtttggataaaaTGATTTCCAAAAATTCACAGTtgaagttcttgggctatataTACCTGTGGTTTCATGAGAAGTCTGAGCCAAGAAAGCAGCAATCTCCCTCTTGCGGGTGGCATCATCACCGGTGGTGCCAAAACCACCGAAAGAGCGAGCGGCGGTAATGAAGGCATCataggagtagaatccattCCCCTTACACCTTGGATCATTCCGGTACTTAAGCATTTGATCAAACATGGAAGAAGTAATTATGTTTGCAACATCGCCGCCGCTGCCACCACCACTAGGTGTTGGTGTCGGAGTTGAAGGTGTTGGTGTTGAACCTTTGCATTGGCTTTGGCAACCAGCTAAACAATAAGGGTCTGTGGTACCACACCAACCAAATTGGCTACAACATAAACTGTTTGGGCATAATGCTCCATTTGCTTGTTTACCACATTGTTCTGCTTTTGCACCATGCAATAATATTAAGAGGCTTAGCATAAAATAAGGTAATTTGGTGTTTcccattatttttcttttaagagaggttTTATGTATTGTGCGTGATGCATGGTTTAGTACTAAGTTGAGGATATTTATAGATGAAGTATGATGAGAGACTAGATATTTGTTGATTTTCAAAGTTGGCGGCTAACACTACAATGCACTCTCATTGGTTGCCCAATTTCTAgtagtatataaaaaataaaacagattATTTATAGTTACCACGTCAACATCTTTATTAATGGTATCAATCTCTAAAAATATCACCGAAATATACTTGTATCGTTGTAGttgtgtatattttattttgatgagGTTCTGATTATCATAGACTTGGGATATACTATTCTTGATGACAATAATGTCGTAGTTAGAATGTTTTCTCAATTTGGTTTGTTTTTTTCTGTTTGAATTGAATTTGTACTGAACTATCTAAAAAAAACCTTATAATAATGTTTAACAAGTTTAATCACCCgtgccatgcacgtgataaaattgaaattataattttaagttgttatgttaaattttattttaattataataatttaattaataaaaaataacttgtatgcgttatttttcttttcttaatatagtgttaattgtattaactataaaatagttatttaatctacttttttcaataaatcaggtatatatactcaatatgaccataaataatctagtagtacttaaatctaccaacaaagttttatatattggtatactgtgaagtaaaaaaaatattaaaatcagctcaaaatgaagaacaaattgATAGAGAATCCTAATGCAGAAAGTtttgtaataaataataaataatttaaacctaCTGAATAACAATTCAATGCTATCCTTTGATACctgcaaaatatatacatgaaaTAACATTGTATCAatgtttgtatataaaattatatgattaacgtaattataaaattgtttgtcaagagaataaaattatacgaatttttatgataattttaatattctcaaactATTAATGAACAATAAGAATTCATCTGTTAGTTCCtagaatttctaaattattttaagtgatagtaataaattttaataaataaatagatttagtAAGACATTTTGTTATTACCTTTTTATTATAGGCTCTCAAAAACTTCTCTATATACCACATTCATCGTGCAGTAATTTTAAGTAAGAACATatcaaaatcagctcaaaataaataataaattattagagaattctaatgtacaaaattctctaataaacaataaataatttaaacccactaaaaaataactcaacactttttTTTGATATCCGCAAAATATATAcctgaaataatattatatcaatgttaGTATACAGTTTTACAATCATCGACCGTATTTATTATATGTGATTCcttcttaaaagttattctatATACGTGTGTAGTCGAAAGATAAATTActgaactttattttatttttctaaattattataatttgcattattcattaaatgctacttgtaatataattgtaatattgtaatataattataataaagatatttttctaaaataaatttagaagagataATAGTGCTTTCATTTCGGAAGGAAAATAAATTCATGAGG is part of the Arachis duranensis cultivar V14167 chromosome 1, aradu.V14167.gnm2.J7QH, whole genome shotgun sequence genome and encodes:
- the LOC107476050 gene encoding endochitinase: MGNTKLPYFMLSLLILLHGAKAEQCGKQANGALCPNSLCCSQFGWCGTTDPYCLAGCQSQCKGSTPTPSTPTPTPSGGGSGGDVANIITSSMFDQMLKYRNDPRCKGNGFYSYDAFITAARSFGGFGTTGDDATRKREIAAFLAQTSHETTGGWSSAPDGPYAWGYCFLSEIGATADYCVASQQWPCSPGKKYYGRGPIQISYNYNYGPAGKTIGIDLLNNPDLVTTNPTVSFKTAIWFWMTPQGNKPSSHDVITGRWTPSNADRSAGRVPGYGVVTNIINGGIECGHGSDSRVQDRIGFYQRYCQMLGVSPGDNLDCGNQKSFA